In one window of Juglans regia cultivar Chandler chromosome 3, Walnut 2.0, whole genome shotgun sequence DNA:
- the LOC109014312 gene encoding transcription initiation factor IIB-2, with translation MSDAYCSDCKRQTEVVFDHSAGDTVCSECGLVLESHSIDETSEWRTFANESGDNDPVRVGGPTNPLLTDGGLSTVIAKPNGATGEFLSSSLGRWQNRGSNPDRGLILAFKTIATMSDRLGLVATIKDRANEIYKRVEDQKSSRGRNQDALLAACLYIACRQEDKPRTVKEICSVANGATKKEIGRAKEYIVKQLGLENGQSVEMGTIHAGDFMRRFCSNLGMTNQAVKAAQEAVTKSEEFDIRRSPISIAAAVIYIITQLSDDKKPLKDISVATGVAEGTIRNSYKDLYPHVSKIIPSWYAKEEDLKNLCSP, from the exons ATGTCTGACGCGTATTGTTCAGACTGCAAGCGGCAGACGGAAGTGGTTTTCGATCACTCGGCCGGGGACACGGTTTGCTCCGAGTGCGGGCTGGTTCTGGAGTCACACTCCATCGATGAGACCTCCGAGTGGCGGACTTTCGCCAACGAATCAGGCGACAACGATCCCGTCCGTGTCGGCGGCCCCACCAACCCCCTATTGACCGACGGTGGCCTCTCCACCGTCATAGCCAAGCCCAACGGTGCCACAGGTGAGTTCCTCTCATCCTCGCTTGGCCGATGGCAGAACCGCGGCTCCAACCCGGATCGGGGTCTCATCCTCGCCTTCAAGACCATAGCTACTATGTCTGATAg ATTGGGCCTTGTTGCGACCATAAAG GACCGGGCTAACGAGATATATAAGAGGGTGGAAGATCAAAAGTCTAGTAGAGGGAGAAACCAGGATGCATTATTGGCTGCTTGCCTGTACATTGCTTGTCGACAAGAAGATAAGCCACGCACTGTAAAGG AAATTTGCTCTGTCGCCAATGGAGCCACAAAGAAGGAAATTGGCCGAGCAAAAGAATATATAGTGAAACAGCTGGGGTTGGAGAATGGTCAGTCGGTGGAGATGGGAACAATACATGCTGGGGACTTTATG AGGCGCTTTTGTTCCAATCTTGGTATGACTAATCAAGCGGTCAAAGCTGCCCAAGAAGCTGTTACAAAGTCAGAAGAGTTTGACATAAG GAGGAGTCCAATATCAATTGCAGCAGCAGTCATTTACATTATTACTCAGCTTTCAGACGATAAGAAACCTCTTAAAG ACATTTCAGTTGCTACTGGAGTTGCAGAAGGGACAATTAGGAATTCCTACAAGGATCTTTATCCCCATGTATCGAAGATAATACCGAGCTGGTATGCTAAGGAGGAGGATCTCAAGAACCTTTGCAGCCCTTAA
- the LOC109014311 gene encoding uncharacterized protein LOC109014311 isoform X1, which produces MGNLLPLDQKGSNSTKSLKGRMTEAVDWESSSGGVSEKEAYLQYINYDDDNEEHHFKSWFTSKMQFRKDKSTACWIDEIGMAQVVENKGKMWRTMGIVRGGKTYYSIEETLFLMEIGALLLMDDNDTSLSIKDIYAKVSGCAWELFEVYRHLKSLGYIVGRHGIAWSTKGVKSSSQSVSLQGSPQSSEVDVELKDERSIIGLFNGFHINEARAVFDVYLPNSRFRKSSPGNPRFVLCLTRGDPPSIADVEVLERQCGGFPLLFCHVEYGRVCYFSFEVEELPILP; this is translated from the exons ATGGGGAATTTGTTACCGTTGGATCAAAAGGGGTCAAATTCCACCAA GTCTTTGAAAGGTAGAATGACGGAGGCTGTGGATTGGGAAAGTTCTTCAGGCGGGGTGAGTGAAAAGGAGGCctatttacaatatattaattaCGATGATGACAATGAGGAACATCACTTTAAGTCTTGGTTTACATCAAAGATGCAGTTTAG GAAAGATAAATCAACAGCCTGTTGGATTGATGAAATTGGAATGGCTCAGGTTGTAGAAAACAAGGGTAAAATGTGGAGGACAATGGGGATAGTTCGTGGCGGCAAGACTTATTATTCAATTGAGGAAACTTT GTTTTTGATGGAAATAGGGGCATTGCTTCTCATGGATGACAATGATACAAGTCTTTCAATAAAGGATATATATGCCAAGGTTAGTGGATGCGCTTGGGAGCTGTTTGAAGTTTATAGGCACCTGAAGTCCCTTGGTTACATTGTCGGGCGGCATGGCATTGCTTGGTCTACAAAGGGTGTTAAGAGTAGCTCTCAAAGTGTTTCTCTTCAAGGCTCTCCACAAAGCAGTGAAGTGGACGTAGAGCTAAAAGACGAGAGGTCCATCATTGGACTGTTTAATGGTTTTCACATTAATGAAGCAAGGGCAGTTTTTGATGTCTATCTCCCAAACAGCAGGTTTAGAAAGTCCTCTCCTGGAAACCCAAGATTTGTGCTCTGCTTAACTAG GGGTGATCCACCATCCATAGCAGACGTTGAAGTCCTTGAGAGGCAATGTGGAGGCTTTCCTTTGCTGTTTTGTCATGTAGAGTATGGACGAGTGTGTTACTTTTCCTTTGAGGTTGAGGAGCTTCCCATCTTACCTTGA
- the LOC109014311 gene encoding uncharacterized protein LOC109014311 isoform X3, translating into MTEAVDWESSSGGVSEKEAYLQYINYDDDNEEHHFKSWFTSKMQFRKDKSTACWIDEIGMAQVVENKGKMWRTMGIVRGGKTYYSIEETLFLMEIGALLLMDDNDTSLSIKDIYAKVSGCAWELFEVYRHLKSLGYIVGRHGIAWSTKGVKSSSQSVSLQGSPQSSEVDVELKDERSIIGLFNGFHINEARAVFDVYLPNSRFRKSSPGNPRFVLCLTRGDPPSIADVEVLERQCGGFPLLFCHVEYGRVCYFSFEVEELPILP; encoded by the exons ATGACGGAGGCTGTGGATTGGGAAAGTTCTTCAGGCGGGGTGAGTGAAAAGGAGGCctatttacaatatattaattaCGATGATGACAATGAGGAACATCACTTTAAGTCTTGGTTTACATCAAAGATGCAGTTTAG GAAAGATAAATCAACAGCCTGTTGGATTGATGAAATTGGAATGGCTCAGGTTGTAGAAAACAAGGGTAAAATGTGGAGGACAATGGGGATAGTTCGTGGCGGCAAGACTTATTATTCAATTGAGGAAACTTT GTTTTTGATGGAAATAGGGGCATTGCTTCTCATGGATGACAATGATACAAGTCTTTCAATAAAGGATATATATGCCAAGGTTAGTGGATGCGCTTGGGAGCTGTTTGAAGTTTATAGGCACCTGAAGTCCCTTGGTTACATTGTCGGGCGGCATGGCATTGCTTGGTCTACAAAGGGTGTTAAGAGTAGCTCTCAAAGTGTTTCTCTTCAAGGCTCTCCACAAAGCAGTGAAGTGGACGTAGAGCTAAAAGACGAGAGGTCCATCATTGGACTGTTTAATGGTTTTCACATTAATGAAGCAAGGGCAGTTTTTGATGTCTATCTCCCAAACAGCAGGTTTAGAAAGTCCTCTCCTGGAAACCCAAGATTTGTGCTCTGCTTAACTAG GGGTGATCCACCATCCATAGCAGACGTTGAAGTCCTTGAGAGGCAATGTGGAGGCTTTCCTTTGCTGTTTTGTCATGTAGAGTATGGACGAGTGTGTTACTTTTCCTTTGAGGTTGAGGAGCTTCCCATCTTACCTTGA
- the LOC109014311 gene encoding uncharacterized protein LOC109014311 isoform X4 produces MAQVVENKGKMWRTMGIVRGGKTYYSIEETLFLMEIGALLLMDDNDTSLSIKDIYAKVSGCAWELFEVYRHLKSLGYIVGRHGIAWSTKGVKSSSQSVSLQGSPQSSEVDVELKDERSIIGLFNGFHINEARAVFDVYLPNSRFRKSSPGNPRFVLCLTRGDPPSIADVEVLERQCGGFPLLFCHVEYGRVCYFSFEVEELPILP; encoded by the exons ATGGCTCAGGTTGTAGAAAACAAGGGTAAAATGTGGAGGACAATGGGGATAGTTCGTGGCGGCAAGACTTATTATTCAATTGAGGAAACTTT GTTTTTGATGGAAATAGGGGCATTGCTTCTCATGGATGACAATGATACAAGTCTTTCAATAAAGGATATATATGCCAAGGTTAGTGGATGCGCTTGGGAGCTGTTTGAAGTTTATAGGCACCTGAAGTCCCTTGGTTACATTGTCGGGCGGCATGGCATTGCTTGGTCTACAAAGGGTGTTAAGAGTAGCTCTCAAAGTGTTTCTCTTCAAGGCTCTCCACAAAGCAGTGAAGTGGACGTAGAGCTAAAAGACGAGAGGTCCATCATTGGACTGTTTAATGGTTTTCACATTAATGAAGCAAGGGCAGTTTTTGATGTCTATCTCCCAAACAGCAGGTTTAGAAAGTCCTCTCCTGGAAACCCAAGATTTGTGCTCTGCTTAACTAG GGGTGATCCACCATCCATAGCAGACGTTGAAGTCCTTGAGAGGCAATGTGGAGGCTTTCCTTTGCTGTTTTGTCATGTAGAGTATGGACGAGTGTGTTACTTTTCCTTTGAGGTTGAGGAGCTTCCCATCTTACCTTGA
- the LOC109014311 gene encoding uncharacterized protein LOC109014311 isoform X2, which yields MGNLLPLDQKGSNSTKSLKGRMTEAVDWESSSGGVSEKEAYLQYINYDDDNEEHHFKSWFTSKMQFRKDKSTACWIDEIGMAQVVENKGKMWRTMGIVRGGKTYYSIEETLYVKWALLLMDDNDTSLSIKDIYAKVSGCAWELFEVYRHLKSLGYIVGRHGIAWSTKGVKSSSQSVSLQGSPQSSEVDVELKDERSIIGLFNGFHINEARAVFDVYLPNSRFRKSSPGNPRFVLCLTRGDPPSIADVEVLERQCGGFPLLFCHVEYGRVCYFSFEVEELPILP from the exons ATGGGGAATTTGTTACCGTTGGATCAAAAGGGGTCAAATTCCACCAA GTCTTTGAAAGGTAGAATGACGGAGGCTGTGGATTGGGAAAGTTCTTCAGGCGGGGTGAGTGAAAAGGAGGCctatttacaatatattaattaCGATGATGACAATGAGGAACATCACTTTAAGTCTTGGTTTACATCAAAGATGCAGTTTAG GAAAGATAAATCAACAGCCTGTTGGATTGATGAAATTGGAATGGCTCAGGTTGTAGAAAACAAGGGTAAAATGTGGAGGACAATGGGGATAGTTCGTGGCGGCAAGACTTATTATTCAATTGAGGAAACTTTGTACGTGAAAT GGGCATTGCTTCTCATGGATGACAATGATACAAGTCTTTCAATAAAGGATATATATGCCAAGGTTAGTGGATGCGCTTGGGAGCTGTTTGAAGTTTATAGGCACCTGAAGTCCCTTGGTTACATTGTCGGGCGGCATGGCATTGCTTGGTCTACAAAGGGTGTTAAGAGTAGCTCTCAAAGTGTTTCTCTTCAAGGCTCTCCACAAAGCAGTGAAGTGGACGTAGAGCTAAAAGACGAGAGGTCCATCATTGGACTGTTTAATGGTTTTCACATTAATGAAGCAAGGGCAGTTTTTGATGTCTATCTCCCAAACAGCAGGTTTAGAAAGTCCTCTCCTGGAAACCCAAGATTTGTGCTCTGCTTAACTAG GGGTGATCCACCATCCATAGCAGACGTTGAAGTCCTTGAGAGGCAATGTGGAGGCTTTCCTTTGCTGTTTTGTCATGTAGAGTATGGACGAGTGTGTTACTTTTCCTTTGAGGTTGAGGAGCTTCCCATCTTACCTTGA
- the LOC109014310 gene encoding nuclear pore complex protein NUP93A-like, with product MANEQGMSGWTDLLHSSTKLLEQAAPSAQFPPLQRNLDQLEALSKKLKAKTLRTEAPSQSIAATRLLAREGINAEQLARDLKSFELKTTFEDVFPAEATSVEEYLQQVHEMAMVSAIQEAQKDNLRSFNDYMMKVLEEDWQKEKRDFLQSLSRISTLPRANVMNTRGTHPGQIVSIASNPQVSPGPSTMDLVPLGNKPILEKKASVYAEVVKNLNNARERGLPFKPATAFKGAYESLGLEGSSGKSVNMQKIWHLIQMLMGEDSTVQRNVSKKMSLVIGARRHLEWGHEKYIMDTIQSHPAQAALGGAVGNLQRIRAFLRIRLRDYGVLDFDAGDARRQPPVDTTWQQIYFCLRTGFYDEARTVALSSRASHQFAPLLTEWTNTGGMVSSGTAAAASDECEKILRLADRVGRAAYDKKKLLLYALISGSRKQIDRLLRDLPTLFNTIEDFLWFKLSAVRDYPIGASSITLNEGLVPYSLDDLQVYLNKFDPSYYTKNGKDPLVYPYVLLLSIQLLPAVMYLSKETGDEGYNIDAAHFSIVLGDHGVLSEGASAGQKLGVMDAYAEASSIIRQYGSVYLRLGDLSMALEYYAQAAAAVGGGQLSWTGRGNVDQQRQRSLMLKQLLTELLLRDGGIYLLLGSRGTGEEGELGRFLNDAKARHQFLLEAAHQCQETGLYDKSIEIQKRVGAFSLALDTINKCLSDAVCAFSHGRLDGDSRTAGLIHSGNEILETYKYYPEVSPQEREHVLGQQTVLRQLEAILSIHKLAISGRHLDALREVAKLPFLPLDPRVPDISVDVFQNLSSHVQACVPELLKVALTCLDNLTDTDGSLRALRAKIASFIANNLNRNWPRDLYEKVARSL from the exons ATGGCGAATGAACAAGGCATGAGTGGCTGGACCGATCTGCTCCACTCCTCAACGAAGCTTCTTGAACAAGCCGCTCCTTCCGCTCAGTTCCCTCCTCTTCAG AGAAACTTAGATCAGTTAGAAGCATTATCTAAGAAGCTCAAAGCCAAAACCCTACGAACTGAGGCTCCTTCTCAATCTATTGCTGCCACAAG GCTACTTGCGCGAGAGGGCATAAATGCAGAGCAACTTGCACGGGATCTGAAGTCTTTTGAATTGAAG ACAACATTTGAGGATGTTTTCCCTGCTGAGGCAACTAGTGTCGAGGAGTATTTACAGCAG GTTCATGAGATGGCAATGGTTTCAGCCATTCAGGAAGCTCAGAAGGATAACCTTAGAAGCTTTAATGATTACATGATGAAAGTTTTGGAG GAGGACTGGCAAAAGGAAAAACGTGATTTTCTTCAGAGTTTAAGCAGAATTTCAACATTGCCTCGGGCTAACGTGATGAATACTAGGGGTACTCATCCAGGTCAAATTGTGTCCATTGCATCTAACCCTCAAGTTTCACCTGGCCCATCTACCATGGATCTTGTACCTCTAGGTAACAAGCCTATCCTTGAGAAAAAGGCATCAGTCTATGCTGAAGTTGTGAAGAATCTAAATAATGCAAGGGAGCGCGGTTTGCCATTTAAG cccGCTACAGCTTTCAAGGGCGCTTATGAAAGTTTGGGCCTTGAGGGATCTAGTGGAAAATCTGTTAACATGCAGAAGATCTGGCACCTCATTCAG ATGTTGATGGGTGAGGATTCAACTGTGCAACGAAATGTTTCAAAAAAGATGTCATTAGTCATTGGTGCAAGGCGCCACCTGGAATGGGGGCATGAGAAATATATCATGGATACAATACAAAGTCATCCTGCGCAG GCTGCTCTTGGTGGAGCTGTTGGAAATTTGCAAAGAATTCGCGCCTTTCTTCGG ATTCGTTTAAGGGATTATGGAGTTCTAGATTTTGATGCTGGTGATGCTCGTAGACAACCTCCTGTTGATACCACCTGGCAGCAG atctatttttgtttgagaacTGGATTTTATGATGAAGCAAGAACTGTTGCTCTGTCATCCCGTGCTTCACACCAATTTGCTCCACTG cTTACAGAGTGGACCAATACTGGAGGGATGGTATCATCCGGGACTGCAGCTGCTGCATCAGATGAATGTGAAAAAATCTTAAGACTGGCTGATCGGGTGGGCCGAGCGGCATATGATAAGAAAAAGTTATTGCTCTATGCTCTCATATCTGGTTCTCGCAAGCAAATTGATCGTCTGCTTAGAGATCTACCAACTCTGTTCAACACTATAGAGGATTTCTTATGGTTCAAACTCTCTGCTGTACGGGACTACCCAATTGGAGCCTCATCCATTACTCTGAATGAGGGGTTGGTACCATACAGTTTGGACGATCTACAGGTCTACCTGAACAAATTTGATCCatcatattatacaaaaaatggaAAGGACCCTTTGGTATACCCTTATGTTTTGCTTTTAAGTATCCAGTTGTTGCCAGCTGTCATGTACTTGTCTAAGGAAACGGGAGATGAAGGATATAACATTGATGCTGCCCACTTTTCAATTGTGTTGGGAGACCATGGGGTCCTTTCTGAAGGTGCCAGTGCTGGGCAAAAACTGGGAGTGATGGATGCTTATGCTGAGGCGTCTAGTATAATTCGGCAGTATGGATCTGTATACTTGCGTCTTGGAGATCTATCAATGGCATTAGAATATTATGCACAAGCAGCTGCTGCGGTGGGTGGTGGACAGCTATCATGGACCGGAAGAGGTAACGTGGATCAGCAAAGGCAGAGAAGCTTAATGTTGAAGCAACTTCTTACTGAGCTGTTGTTACGGGACGGTGGGATCTATCTTTTACTTGGCTCAAGAGGTACAGGAGAAGAAGGTGAGTTGGGAAGGTTTTTGAATGATGCAAAAGCTAGACATCAATTTCTGCTTGAAGCTGCTCATCAGTGTCAGGAAACTGGGCTTTATGACAAA tcTATAGAAATTCAGAAGAGAGTCGGGGCTTTTTCACTGGCACTGGATACCATCAATAAGTGCCTCTCTGATGCAGTATGCGCCTTCTCACATGGTAGATTAGATGGTGATAGCCGGACTGCTGGCCTCATCCATTCTGGCAATGAGATACTGGAGACATATAAATATTATCCTGAAGTCAG TCCTCAAGAGAGAGAGCATGTTTTGGGGCAACAAACTGTGTTAAGACAACTTGAGGCGATATTATCAATCCACAAGTTGGCAATATCGGGCCGTCATCTAGATGCTTTAAGGGAGGTTGCCAAACTTCCATTTCTTCCATTAGATCCACGAGTGCCAGATATTAGTGTTGATGTGTTCCAGAATTTATCTTCTCATGTGCAAGCTTGTGTTCCGGAACTTCTGAAGGTTGCTCTCACCTGCCTGGACAATTTGACAGATACTGATGGATCACTCCGTGCATTGAGGGCTAAG ATTGCAAGCTTTATTGCTAATAATTTGAATAGGAATTGGCCTCGTGATCTGTATGAAAAGGTCGCCCGAAGCTTGTGA